The Streptomyces sp. NBC_01775 genome includes a region encoding these proteins:
- a CDS encoding response regulator transcription factor — MTIRVMLVDDQALLRTGFRMVLTAQQDMEVAAEASDGAEALAILRETPVDVVLMDVRMPNVDGVEATRRICEDGQGGPGSPKVLILTTFDLDEYAFSALKAGASGFMLKDVPPADLLEAIRAVHSGDAVVAPSTTRRLIDRFSSVLPATASEPVAKELERLTDREREVLTLIAQGLSNGEIAAHLVLSEATVKTHVGRILAKLGLRDRVQAVVLAYETGLVRAGGGA, encoded by the coding sequence ATGACGATCCGCGTGATGCTCGTCGACGACCAGGCACTGTTGCGCACCGGCTTCCGGATGGTGCTGACCGCGCAGCAGGACATGGAGGTCGCGGCCGAGGCGAGCGACGGCGCGGAGGCCCTCGCCATCCTGCGTGAGACGCCGGTCGACGTGGTGCTGATGGACGTGCGGATGCCGAACGTCGACGGGGTCGAGGCCACCCGCCGTATCTGCGAGGACGGCCAGGGCGGCCCCGGCTCCCCCAAGGTGCTCATCCTCACCACCTTCGACCTGGACGAGTACGCCTTCTCCGCGCTCAAGGCCGGGGCCAGCGGCTTCATGCTCAAGGACGTGCCCCCGGCCGATCTGCTGGAGGCCATCCGCGCCGTGCACAGCGGGGACGCCGTGGTCGCGCCCAGCACCACCCGGAGGCTGATCGACCGCTTCTCCTCCGTGCTGCCCGCCACCGCCTCCGAGCCGGTCGCCAAGGAGCTGGAGCGGCTGACCGACAGGGAGCGGGAGGTCCTCACGCTGATCGCGCAGGGGTTGTCGAACGGGGAGATCGCCGCCCATCTCGTCCTGTCCGAGGCGACGGTCAAGACGCACGTGGGCCGCATACTCGCCAAGCTAGGCCTGCGCGACCGCGTCCAGGCAGTCGTCCTCGCCTACGAGACGGGCCTGGTGCGCGCGGGCGGCGGCGCCTGA
- a CDS encoding sensor histidine kinase, whose amino-acid sequence MNRLYDFIRRHPTWVDSLWAVFLLLLSSVWIIASISAPDETSGLPYGPKEQIASIPIALTMCVVVALRRRAPEKMLLLATGAGLAQVITDVEPFPGNLAFLVIIFTVASRHTRWASRFALAGSLLAPAIDTARWPNEHVEVTGQVFGTLFMTLAFVLAWVLGDSLRTRRAYYSQLEERATRLEKEREAQAKVAVAAERARIARELHDVVAHNVSVMVVQADGAAYVLDTAPDQARMALETISGTGRQALAEMRRLLGVLRTGDGGKRDGGEYVPQPGVEQVADLVEQVRGAGLTVNFRIEGTPRSLPSSVELTAYRIVQEALTNTRKHGGPDVGASVLLRYGDDELSVLAEDDGRGAQRELYQDGGTDGLGHGLIGMRERVGMVGGALEAGPRPGGGFRINAALPLKGAD is encoded by the coding sequence GTGAACCGGCTCTACGACTTCATCCGCAGGCACCCTACGTGGGTGGACAGCCTCTGGGCTGTGTTCCTGCTGTTGCTGTCGTCGGTGTGGATCATCGCCAGCATCAGCGCGCCCGACGAGACCTCGGGGCTGCCCTACGGCCCCAAGGAGCAGATCGCCTCCATCCCCATCGCGTTGACGATGTGCGTCGTGGTGGCGCTGCGGCGGCGGGCTCCGGAGAAGATGCTGCTGCTGGCCACCGGCGCCGGACTCGCCCAGGTGATCACCGACGTCGAGCCGTTCCCGGGGAACCTGGCCTTCCTGGTCATCATCTTCACCGTCGCCTCCCGCCACACCCGCTGGGCCTCGCGCTTCGCGCTGGCCGGCTCCCTGCTGGCCCCCGCCATCGACACGGCGCGCTGGCCCAACGAGCACGTGGAAGTGACCGGCCAGGTCTTCGGCACCCTCTTCATGACGCTGGCCTTCGTGCTGGCCTGGGTGCTGGGAGACTCGCTGCGCACCCGCCGCGCCTACTACTCCCAGCTCGAAGAGCGCGCCACCCGCCTGGAGAAGGAGCGCGAGGCACAGGCCAAGGTCGCCGTCGCCGCCGAGCGCGCCCGCATCGCCAGGGAGCTGCACGACGTGGTGGCGCACAACGTGTCCGTGATGGTCGTCCAGGCCGACGGCGCCGCCTATGTGCTCGACACCGCACCCGACCAGGCCCGCATGGCCCTGGAGACGATCTCGGGCACCGGCCGCCAGGCCCTCGCCGAGATGCGCCGCCTGCTGGGCGTGCTGCGCACCGGCGACGGGGGCAAGCGGGACGGCGGGGAGTACGTCCCGCAGCCGGGCGTCGAGCAGGTCGCCGACCTGGTCGAGCAGGTGCGCGGTGCGGGCCTCACCGTGAATTTCCGGATCGAGGGCACTCCGCGCTCGCTGCCCAGCAGCGTCGAGCTGACGGCGTACCGCATCGTCCAGGAGGCGCTCACCAACACCCGCAAGCACGGCGGCCCCGACGTGGGGGCCTCGGTACTGCTGCGCTACGGCGACGACGAGCTGTCCGTGCTCGCCGAGGACGACGGCCGGGGCGCGCAGCGGGAGCTGTACCAGGACGGCGGCACCGACGGGCTCGGCCACGGGCTGATCGGGATGCGCGAGCGCGTCGGGATGGTCGGGGGAGCGCTGGAGGCCGGCCCGCGCCCCGGCGGTGGTTTCCGCATCAACGCCGCCCTTCCTCTCAAGGGCGCCGACTGA
- a CDS encoding SAM-dependent methyltransferase has translation MIPELPGWRTATESALYGPRGFYTHQAPAAHFRTSVHASPLFAQAVAALLLRVDKTLGKPARLDLTDVGAGRGELLTGVLAALRAPHGPAGGEAGADAAARLRPVAVERGPRPPRLDAGIEWRPEPPRPGTLTGLLFANEWLDNVPVDVAENDAEGLARLVLVDGAGRERLGPEVTGADAEWLARWWPPAGAGPGARAEIGHPRDAAWAAAVGALDAGAAVAVDYGHTLDTRPPFGTLTGFRDGQETAPVPDGSCDLTSHVALDAVAAACPGEPTLLTQRAALRSLGLDGRRPALSLASEDPAAYVRALSAAGEAAELLDPAGLGGFSWLVCERGCATGLG, from the coding sequence ATGATCCCCGAGCTGCCGGGATGGCGTACGGCCACCGAAAGCGCCCTCTACGGGCCCCGTGGCTTCTACACGCACCAGGCCCCCGCCGCGCATTTCCGCACCTCCGTGCATGCCTCGCCGCTGTTCGCGCAGGCCGTCGCCGCCCTCCTGCTGAGGGTGGACAAGACCCTGGGGAAGCCCGCACGGCTGGACCTGACCGACGTGGGCGCCGGCCGGGGCGAGCTGCTGACCGGAGTACTGGCCGCGCTGCGGGCCCCCCACGGACCGGCGGGCGGCGAGGCGGGCGCCGACGCGGCGGCGCGGCTGCGTCCGGTGGCCGTCGAACGCGGTCCCCGGCCCCCGCGGCTGGACGCCGGGATCGAGTGGCGGCCCGAGCCGCCGCGGCCCGGCACGCTGACCGGGCTGCTGTTCGCCAACGAGTGGCTGGACAACGTGCCCGTGGACGTCGCCGAGAACGACGCCGAGGGCCTCGCGCGGCTCGTACTGGTCGACGGGGCGGGGCGGGAGCGGCTGGGGCCCGAGGTGACGGGCGCGGACGCGGAGTGGCTGGCGCGCTGGTGGCCGCCCGCCGGCGCGGGTCCGGGTGCCCGCGCGGAGATCGGGCACCCGCGCGACGCGGCCTGGGCCGCCGCCGTCGGAGCGCTCGATGCCGGAGCGGCCGTCGCCGTCGACTACGGGCACACCCTCGATACCCGGCCACCCTTCGGGACGCTCACCGGATTCCGCGACGGCCAGGAGACCGCGCCCGTGCCGGACGGCTCGTGCGACCTCACCTCGCATGTGGCCCTGGACGCGGTCGCCGCCGCCTGTCCGGGCGAGCCCACGCTGCTGACGCAGCGCGCCGCGCTGCGGAGCCTGGGCCTGGACGGACGCCGCCCCGCGCTGTCCCTGGCGAGCGAGGACCCGGCGGCGTACGTACGGGCGCTCAGCGCGGCGGGCGAAGCCGCCGAACTGCTGGACCCCGCCGGACTGGGCGGCTTCAGCTGGCTGGTGTGCGAGCGGGGGTGCGCGACGGGGCTGGGGTGA